The proteins below come from a single Metarhizium brunneum chromosome 1, complete sequence genomic window:
- the ubc7 gene encoding Ubiquitin-conjugating enzyme E2 has protein sequence MAQSTAHRRLLQEYRALTNSPPEGITAGPVSEDDLLHWECLIQGPEGTPFEGGVFPAELKFPKDYPLAPPTMKFLADMWHPNVYPSGLVCISILHPPGDDPNHYEHASERWSPIQSVEKILISVMSMLAEPNDESPANVEAAKMWRERRADYENKVRDGVRRMLGL, from the exons ATGGCCCAGTCCACCGCCCACCGGCGCCTCCTCCAAGAATACCGCGCCCTGACAAACAGCCCCCCCGAGGGCATCACCGCCGGCCCCGTCTCCGAGGACGACCTCCTCCACTGGGAATGCCTCATCCAAGGCCCCGAGGGCACGCCCTTTGAAGGCGGCGTCTTCCCCGCCGAGCTGAAGTTCCCCAAGGACTACCCGCTCGCGCCGCCGACCATGAAGTTCCTCGCCGACATGTGGCACCCCAACG TCTACCCCAGTGGCCTGGTGTGCATCTCCATCCTCCACCCGCCCGGCGACGACCCGAACCACTACGAGCACGCCTCTGAGCGCTGGTCCCCGATCCAGTCCGTCGAAAAGATCCTCATCTCCGTCATGAGCATGCTCGCCGAGCCCAACGACGAGAGCCCCGCCAACGTCGAAGCGGCCAAGATGTGGCGCGAGCGGCGGGCAGACTACGAGAACAAGGTCCGCGACGGTGTCAGGCGCATGCTGGGCTTATAG
- the PRTA_1 gene encoding Aspergillopepsin-2: MKYTTVFALLAASAAALPGRPLKNNRGSTKRALGHQSVPNQRNTTHPQYSGNWAGAVQSGQSFTHVEGVITVPQVSGADGAAASAWVGIDGDACQQALLQTGVSFYANGAFDAWYEWIPDASSDFDDFQLSVGDQIKMVIDATGVTTGVATLENLTTGQKVTHTYGDSPSSLCQNSAEWIVEAFMEGDSQVVLADFGQVTFTDASATDSAGTVDGDGATIVNMQDQTGNIVTDCAASGSRVSCTYTGN; this comes from the coding sequence ATGAAGTACACGACTGTTTTCGCTCTTCttgccgcctccgccgccgctctCCCGGGCAGGCCTCTAAAGAACAATCGGGGCTCGACGAAACGTGCTCTGGGCCACCAGTCTGTCCCCAATCAGAGGAATACCACGCACCCCCAGTACTCTGGTAACTgggccggcgccgtccaGAGCGGGCAGAGCTTCACACACGTCGAGGGCGTCATCACCGTGCCCCAAGTGAGCGGTGCCGACGGAGCTGCCGCCTCCGCGTGGGTTGGCATCGACGGCGACGCTTGCCAGCAGGCTCTCCTCCAGACGGGCGTCTCCTTCTACGCCAACGGCGCCTTCGACGCCTGGTACGAGTGGATTCCCGACGCTTCCTCCGACTTTGACGACTTCCAGCTGAGCGTGGGCGACCAAATCAAGATGGTTATCGATGCCACGGGCGTGACTACCGGCGTTGCTACTCTGGAGAATTTGACGACTGGCCAGAAGGTCACGCACACGTACGGCGACAGCCCCTCGAGCCTTTGCCAGAATAGCGCCGAGTGGATCGTCGAGGCCTTTATGGAGGGAGACTCGCAGGTTGTCTTGGCCGATTTTGGACAAGTGACGTTCACGGACGCCTCTGCTACCGACTCTGCGGGAACGGTtgatggcgatggtgctACAATCGTAAATATGCAGGATCAGACCGGAAATATTGTCACTGATTGTGCTGCTAGTGGCAGCCGCGTCTCTTGCACTTATACTGGCAACTGA
- the trm61 gene encoding tRNA (adenine(58)-N(1))-methyltransferase catalytic subunit, whose translation MDTSAGAPPSPFLEPTSRTAPNTLAIISLSKEHYQPITLQESIGAVDGYAEGVTLNTRFGSFPHSTLLDIPWGSQVRASVVDTGSRGRKRRRDQVEDEETPTSNQDDGNDTPTSAPAKKAIAASSGFIYVLRPTPELWTSSLPHRTQVVYTPDYSYVLQRIRARPGTRIIEAGAGSGSFTHASARAVYSGYPGSDADARGKVFSFEFHEPRFEKMDAEIKQHSLQGIVQVTHRDVYDEGFLINGKSPKASAVFLDLPAPWEALHHLARRKTLKGGKLDENPGDWDSPLDPNKSAHICTFSPCIEQVTRTVTELRTLGWTDIDMVEIAHRRFNVIRDRAGVNIPSEKGFSAQPADVAEAVKKLKSDLKRTQDFHKAQTSQPVSDTSESKMDVDESTPESNTGDSNKTEDPLWLQGRLVHRTENDLKTHTSYLVFAILPREWDEAAEEAALAKWPCGGESKTIGNLDKQARKQEKREMMAGKKQKRTRTNDTQTA comes from the coding sequence ATGGATACATCTGCCGGTGCTCCCCCGTCGCCTTTTCTCGAGCCCACGTCTAGAACAGCCCCAAATaccctcgccatcatcagcctctCGAAAGAACACTACCAGCCCATCACTCTGCAGGAATCCATTGGCGCCGTGGACGGATATGCAGAAGGCGTCACTCTCAACACAAGATTTGGCTCATTTCCGCACTCTACATTACTGGACATTCCTTGGGGCTCACAAGTCCGAGCCTCCGTAGTCGACACAGGATCCCGTGGTCGCAAGCGCCGGCGAGACCAAgttgaagacgaagaaacaCCCACCTCCAACCAggatgacggcaatgacaCACCGACCTCGGCGCCTGCGAAAAAGGCCATTGCAGCATCCAGTGGCTTCATTTACGTCCTCAGGCCGACGCCAGAGTTGTGGACGAGCAGTTTACCCCATAGGACACAGGTCGTTTACACTCCCGATTACAGCTATGTCCTGCAGAGAATCAGGGCTCGACCGGGTACCAGAATTATCGAAGCGGGAGCTGGTAGTGGAAGTTTCACACACGCCTCAGCGCGAGCGGTTTACAGTGGTTACCCAGGGTCGGATGCAGATGCCAGGGGCAAGGTATTCAGTTTTGAGTTCCACGAACCTCGGTTTGAAAAGATGGATGCCGAAATCAAGCAGCATTCGCTCCAAGGGATTGTCCAAGTGACGCATAGAGATGTATACGATGAAGGTTTTTTGATCAATGGCAAGTCCCCTAAGGCCAGTGCCGTCTTTCTGGATTTGCCAGCTCCGTGGGAAGCCCTGCATCACCTGGCGCGGCGCAAGACGCTGAAGGGGGGCAAGCTGGATGAAAATCCTGGCGATTGGGACTCACCACTTGATCCAAACAAAAGCGCACATATTTGCACCTTCTCTCCGTGTATTGAGCAAGTGACGCGCACTGTCACAGAACTGCGAACACTGGGCTGGACTGACATTGACATGGTTGAAATTGCGCACCGCAGGTTCAATGTCATTCGAGATCGTGCTGGGGTTAATATTCCCAGTGAGAAAGGCTTCAGTGCTCAGCCTGCCGATGTTGCAGAGGCTGTTAAAAAGCTCAAGAGCGATCTAAAGCGGACCCAAGACTTCCACAAAGCCCAGACATCGCAGCCAGTTTCTGATACTTCAGAGTCCAAAATGGACGTCGATGAATCCACCCCCGAATCCAACACTGGAGACTCAAATAAAACCGAAGATCCGCTATGGCTTCAAGGCAGGCTTGTCCACCGCACAGAAAACGATCTCAAGACTCACACCTCGTATCTGGTATTTGCTATTCTACCCCGTGAGTGGGATGAAGCTGCAGAAGAGGCAGCCCTTGCAAAATGGCCCTGCGGAGGCGAATCCAAAACGATTGGCAACTTGGACAAGCAGGCCCGGAAACAAGAGAAGAGGGAAATGATGGCTggaaagaagcaaaaaaggacaagaacaaATGATACCCAGACAGCTTGA